A single window of Rubripirellula lacrimiformis DNA harbors:
- a CDS encoding RDD family protein, translating to MKIKCPACSQVLNIPDAAAGKVVKCPCGKQLRAPGGPAKTGAPVAATPRRPTAGPAGQANPSAAPPRRPAAVSNDFDPGMFDELTTGDLQPVRAVGQPGRPASSNPYAPSGGGGHGSSGSFGGPIASVWKRFLGSFVDGLMFMVAFGIGMGLVAAMGAAMGQQEPTPVMTAVIMVVMLFPVALVLALNAVLVTKSGQTVGKKAVGTRIVMQDTRELPGFIQGWLLRSLVFGIANQFIPFLAFIDGCFVFTENARMLHDRIAGTVVIDV from the coding sequence ATGAAAATCAAGTGCCCGGCCTGTTCTCAGGTTTTGAACATCCCCGACGCCGCGGCCGGGAAAGTCGTCAAATGCCCTTGCGGGAAACAGCTGCGAGCTCCTGGTGGCCCCGCCAAGACCGGAGCTCCTGTGGCCGCCACGCCACGGCGTCCCACGGCAGGCCCAGCCGGCCAGGCAAATCCATCGGCGGCTCCACCCCGACGGCCCGCTGCGGTATCGAATGACTTCGACCCCGGCATGTTCGACGAATTGACCACCGGTGACTTGCAACCGGTCCGAGCGGTCGGGCAACCGGGCAGACCGGCCAGCAGCAATCCCTACGCGCCGTCCGGTGGCGGTGGCCATGGTTCGTCCGGAAGTTTTGGCGGTCCGATCGCCAGTGTCTGGAAACGCTTCCTTGGATCGTTCGTCGACGGCTTGATGTTCATGGTCGCGTTCGGCATCGGGATGGGCTTGGTCGCAGCGATGGGGGCGGCGATGGGACAACAAGAGCCGACGCCGGTAATGACAGCAGTCATCATGGTGGTGATGCTGTTTCCCGTCGCGTTAGTACTTGCGCTCAATGCAGTGCTGGTGACCAAGTCTGGCCAAACGGTCGGCAAGAAGGCGGTTGGGACGCGGATCGTGATGCAAGACACCCGTGAGCTACCTGGATTCATTCAGGGCTGGCTGTTGCGATCGCTGGTGTTCGGGATCGCCAATCAGTTCATCCCGTTTCTGGCATTCATTGACGGGTGTTTCGTGTTCACAGAGAACGCTCGCATGCTGCATGACCGCATTGCCGGAACGGTCGTGATCGACGTCTAA
- a CDS encoding polysaccharide deacetylase family protein, with amino-acid sequence MLLKTKSNWLVLLASLIALPSVATAQDGYWPEGKSYCVSLTYDDGLPSQIVHALPQLKAAGLKGTFFCPGDADYRWSQDDVDRIREEGHELAGHTVNHPCARKNDWVKPGNALEDYDDERMAKELDQNLANLIKNGVKREIATFAYPCGSTYIGEDKHSYIPLVKERFFAARGTKVGFEVPSNGETNLFDVKTFAGNQRDVAYQLNQVTATRDNNGWLVFMFHGVGGDHIAISADGHKEILRFLQEDDSVWVATFQEAAAWVKSKQEGKPASASASQAE; translated from the coding sequence ATGCTTCTGAAGACAAAGTCAAACTGGCTAGTACTTTTGGCCTCCTTGATCGCACTTCCATCGGTGGCCACCGCACAGGACGGGTATTGGCCAGAAGGCAAAAGCTATTGTGTTTCACTGACCTATGACGATGGCCTGCCAAGTCAGATTGTTCATGCCTTGCCGCAGTTGAAGGCCGCGGGTCTGAAGGGCACCTTCTTCTGTCCGGGCGATGCCGACTATCGTTGGTCACAAGACGACGTAGATCGGATTCGTGAGGAAGGGCACGAGTTGGCTGGGCACACGGTCAATCACCCCTGCGCTCGCAAAAATGATTGGGTCAAGCCAGGCAATGCGTTGGAGGACTACGATGATGAACGCATGGCGAAAGAACTCGATCAGAATCTGGCCAACCTGATCAAAAATGGAGTCAAACGGGAGATTGCCACGTTCGCCTATCCGTGCGGCAGCACGTACATCGGCGAAGACAAACATAGCTATATCCCCTTGGTCAAAGAGCGGTTCTTTGCCGCCCGTGGCACGAAGGTTGGCTTTGAAGTGCCAAGCAACGGCGAAACCAATCTATTTGATGTGAAGACATTTGCGGGCAACCAACGCGACGTGGCCTATCAACTGAATCAAGTAACCGCCACACGAGACAACAACGGCTGGCTCGTTTTTATGTTTCATGGTGTTGGCGGCGATCACATTGCAATCAGTGCAGACGGGCACAAAGAGATCCTTCGGTTCCTGCAAGAAGACGACTCGGTCTGGGTTGCAACGTTTCAAGAGGCGGCCGCTTGGGTAAAGTCCAAACAAGAAGGGAAACCTGCGTCGGCCTCGGCTAGCCAAGCGGAATAG
- a CDS encoding ATP-binding protein: MAKLPTQDHSDGATVAGLDALNQRVVALTPTPQDARLCHQVLVQNGIAVCCCDSIAAFTDAITEGAGIALIAQEHLGEVAIAGLKQVLVHQPKWSELPVLVLLQAGEVGSSTLQRILSLGHVTLINRPLRISIFVSTVLAKLRDRSRQFEVRDLLQEKDRVQQSLRQSSETFRRLIDDSPQGLYVVDSEMRMRYASKGAREAFCNVEPLIGRSLNESLRVIWSAEVADEVTRQFHHTMETGEAYTSPTFVHQRADKDVTEAYDWSLERIVLPGDRYGVVCHFYDNTQRQLSVEMLRQSEKYFREIADASPAMLWVTDENHRCTFLSKSWYVTTGQTEADGMGLGWTNATHPDDQQRAAEEFLAAATARQPFASEFRLRLADGDYRWAVDVGRARFADDGTFLGYTGYVIDVDERKAFEQSLERAKHIAETANRSRGEFLANMSHEIRTPMAAIMGHADILKDHIRDPDNLQVVETIRRNGDFLLNIINDILDLSKIDAGKMEIEKDRVRPDGILAEVRSLMDVRAFEKKIALQIEFDGPIPEWIETDAVRLRQILLNLVGNAIKFTDQGKVKVVCRYADDASKHGRVQGVDSATVDKRVPGRQRRTGRMVFHVIDTGIGIKPQDQQLLFQPFQQADNTSTRSFGGTGLGLAICRRLAQALGGEVSLESEFGHGSTFTLSIDTVAKGSLVEPNLSVKVSEDKPTESATISGNILVVDDRRDIRYLAQHFIEKAGGRVLTATNGQEAVDTIESDDRPQIDLIVMDMQMPVMDGYSAAAELRRRGCDLPIIALTANAMKSDRDECLAAGCTDYTTKPLDSQKLIAMIHRLTAGPSSNGPSSNGPS, from the coding sequence ATGGCGAAGCTACCGACACAGGATCATAGCGATGGCGCAACCGTTGCCGGGCTGGACGCACTGAACCAGCGAGTGGTGGCGCTGACTCCAACGCCGCAAGACGCCCGCCTGTGCCATCAAGTGCTGGTACAGAATGGCATCGCGGTTTGCTGTTGCGATTCGATCGCAGCGTTCACTGACGCCATCACCGAGGGTGCTGGGATTGCACTGATCGCACAGGAACACTTGGGCGAGGTCGCCATCGCTGGACTGAAGCAAGTGCTAGTCCATCAACCGAAATGGTCCGAATTGCCGGTGCTGGTGCTGCTGCAGGCTGGTGAGGTCGGATCCAGCACGCTGCAGCGAATTTTGTCACTTGGGCATGTCACGCTGATCAACCGACCGCTTCGAATCTCCATCTTCGTCAGTACGGTGTTGGCGAAGCTGCGCGATCGTTCGCGGCAATTCGAGGTTCGTGATCTGCTGCAAGAGAAGGACAGAGTTCAACAAAGTTTGCGACAGTCCAGCGAAACGTTCCGACGATTGATCGACGATAGCCCTCAAGGCTTGTATGTCGTCGACAGCGAGATGCGGATGCGATACGCCAGCAAGGGCGCGCGTGAAGCGTTCTGTAACGTCGAACCGCTGATCGGCCGATCGTTGAATGAATCATTGCGAGTGATTTGGTCCGCCGAAGTCGCGGACGAAGTGACCCGGCAATTTCACCACACCATGGAAACAGGCGAAGCGTATACGTCCCCAACCTTCGTCCATCAACGTGCCGATAAAGACGTGACCGAAGCCTATGATTGGTCACTCGAACGGATCGTGTTACCAGGTGATCGATACGGCGTCGTTTGTCACTTTTACGATAACACTCAGCGGCAACTGTCCGTCGAAATGCTGCGTCAAAGCGAGAAGTACTTTCGCGAGATCGCGGATGCGTCGCCAGCGATGCTCTGGGTCACCGACGAAAACCATCGATGCACGTTCCTGTCGAAAAGCTGGTATGTGACGACTGGACAGACCGAAGCCGACGGGATGGGACTTGGTTGGACCAACGCCACTCACCCTGACGATCAACAGCGTGCCGCGGAAGAGTTTCTAGCGGCCGCTACCGCACGCCAGCCGTTTGCATCCGAATTCCGCCTGCGACTGGCCGATGGCGACTATCGCTGGGCCGTCGACGTAGGACGCGCCCGTTTCGCGGACGACGGAACGTTCCTTGGCTATACCGGCTACGTGATCGATGTCGACGAGCGGAAAGCGTTCGAACAATCGTTAGAACGAGCGAAGCATATCGCCGAGACGGCCAACCGATCGCGCGGTGAATTTTTGGCGAACATGTCGCACGAAATCCGCACACCGATGGCGGCGATCATGGGGCACGCTGACATTCTGAAAGACCACATTCGTGATCCCGACAACTTGCAGGTTGTCGAAACGATCCGACGCAATGGTGACTTTCTGTTGAATATCATCAACGACATCCTGGACTTGTCGAAGATCGATGCCGGGAAGATGGAAATTGAAAAGGATCGTGTTCGCCCCGACGGAATTCTCGCCGAAGTTCGCTCGTTGATGGACGTTCGAGCGTTCGAGAAAAAGATTGCTCTGCAAATCGAGTTTGATGGTCCGATTCCCGAATGGATCGAAACCGACGCGGTGCGACTACGCCAGATCCTGCTGAACCTAGTCGGCAACGCAATCAAATTCACGGACCAGGGAAAAGTAAAAGTCGTTTGCCGTTACGCAGACGATGCTTCGAAACATGGTCGCGTTCAAGGTGTCGATTCGGCGACCGTCGACAAACGCGTCCCGGGCCGCCAGCGTCGCACCGGCAGAATGGTCTTTCATGTGATTGATACGGGTATCGGCATCAAGCCACAGGACCAACAGCTGTTGTTTCAACCTTTCCAGCAGGCCGACAATACGTCCACCCGATCGTTTGGCGGTACCGGGTTAGGCTTGGCAATTTGCCGGCGTCTTGCACAGGCGCTCGGTGGCGAGGTTTCGCTGGAGAGTGAATTCGGCCATGGCAGCACGTTCACGCTGTCGATTGATACGGTGGCCAAGGGATCGTTGGTCGAACCGAACCTGTCGGTCAAGGTTTCCGAAGACAAGCCAACCGAGTCGGCGACGATTTCGGGGAACATCCTGGTGGTCGATGACCGACGTGACATCCGCTATCTCGCACAGCACTTCATTGAAAAGGCAGGCGGGCGAGTGCTGACGGCAACCAACGGGCAAGAAGCGGTCGACACGATCGAGTCGGACGATCGCCCCCAGATTGATTTGATTGTGATGGACATGCAAATGCCGGTGATGGACGGGTACAGTGCCGCGGCGGAACTCCGCCGCCGAGGCTGTGACCTGCCGATCATCGCGTTGACTGCCAACGCCATGAAGAGTGACCGCGACGAATGCCTCGCGGCCGGCTGCACCGACTACACAACCAAGCCACTCGACAGCCAAAAACTGATCGCCATGATCCATCGCCTAACGGCCGGCCCCAGCAGCAACGGGCCCAGCAGCAACGGGCCCAGCTAG
- a CDS encoding ATPase domain-containing protein: MPPKISTGNPDLDDILYGGLTSDRLYLVEGMPGTGKTTLALQFLLEGARNGEKGLYVTLSETKQELQGVAESHGWTLDGIEIYELVDTKAIEDPRLQYTMFEPSEIELGTTVDGVLERVNQLRPKRVVFDSLSEMRLLAQGSLRYRRQILALKQFFVGRGCTVLLLDDYSGEDDQHLQSIAHGVIRLEHLLSDYGGERRRLRILKHRGSGFIGGAHDMKIVRGGLNIYPRSVATQDSTETATHLIDSGNREFDELLGGGLNAGTSALLLGPAGVGKSSMALQFAITAAQRGERAILFQFEESEQSLFARAAGLGYDLRRHVDDGLIEIINLTPGEITPSELACLVRSSVRPDPQGRSVSIVAIDSLNGYLNSMPHEKHLIIQLHELLQFLSKESILTLVVVAQHGMLGQSMGTPIDASYLADSVVLFRYFEAAGEIRQAISVIKKRTGRHERSIREFKLSNKGVEIGPPLTKFRGILTGVPDFVGEQGSLIAKDREQH; this comes from the coding sequence ATGCCACCGAAGATCAGCACAGGCAATCCCGACCTCGACGACATACTGTACGGTGGACTGACCTCTGATCGGCTCTACCTGGTCGAGGGAATGCCGGGCACAGGAAAGACCACCCTTGCGCTGCAGTTCCTGCTCGAAGGAGCTCGCAACGGCGAAAAGGGGCTGTATGTCACGTTGTCGGAAACCAAGCAGGAATTGCAGGGCGTCGCTGAATCACACGGCTGGACGCTGGATGGAATCGAGATCTACGAATTGGTCGATACCAAGGCGATCGAAGACCCCCGGCTGCAGTACACGATGTTCGAACCGTCCGAGATCGAACTGGGGACAACGGTCGACGGCGTGTTGGAACGGGTCAACCAGCTGCGACCCAAACGAGTGGTCTTCGACTCGCTCTCCGAGATGCGATTGCTTGCACAAGGTTCACTCCGCTACCGGCGACAAATCTTGGCGCTGAAACAGTTCTTCGTTGGTCGTGGTTGCACGGTGCTGTTGTTGGATGACTATTCCGGCGAAGACGATCAACACCTGCAAAGCATCGCACACGGTGTGATCCGGTTGGAACATCTTTTGTCGGACTATGGCGGCGAGCGACGACGGCTGCGGATCCTAAAGCATCGGGGCAGCGGATTCATCGGCGGTGCTCACGACATGAAGATCGTGCGCGGTGGCTTGAACATCTACCCACGCTCGGTTGCCACGCAAGATTCCACCGAAACCGCGACGCATTTGATCGACAGCGGCAACCGCGAATTCGACGAACTGCTTGGTGGCGGACTCAATGCCGGGACAAGCGCGTTGTTGCTGGGACCAGCCGGGGTCGGTAAGTCGTCGATGGCGCTGCAGTTCGCGATCACGGCGGCACAGCGAGGTGAACGCGCGATCCTATTTCAATTCGAAGAGAGCGAGCAGTCGTTGTTCGCTCGCGCCGCTGGTCTCGGATACGATCTGCGACGCCACGTCGATGACGGGCTGATCGAAATCATCAATCTGACACCTGGCGAGATCACTCCCAGTGAACTGGCATGTCTGGTCCGCAGTTCGGTGCGTCCGGATCCGCAGGGCCGATCTGTCAGTATCGTCGCGATCGACAGTCTGAACGGCTATCTGAATTCGATGCCGCACGAAAAGCACTTGATCATCCAGTTGCACGAATTGTTGCAGTTCCTGAGCAAAGAGAGCATCTTGACATTGGTCGTCGTTGCCCAGCACGGCATGCTGGGACAATCGATGGGCACACCGATCGATGCCAGCTATTTGGCGGATTCGGTGGTTCTGTTCCGATATTTCGAAGCCGCCGGTGAAATCAGACAGGCGATCTCGGTGATCAAGAAACGCACTGGCCGGCACGAACGATCCATTCGCGAATTCAAACTAAGCAACAAGGGCGTCGAAATCGGACCGCCACTAACGAAGTTCCGGGGCATCTTGACCGGAGTGCCGGATTTCGTCGGCGAACAGGGATCGTTGATTGCCAAGGATAGGGAACAGCATTGA
- a CDS encoding CsbD family protein, which translates to MATRQELQGDWNTVVGNVKEKYGEITDAELLQVEGNADQLIGLIQRKSGQAREQIEAYVDSLFRGGETTIDRVNDLARDYAQSTGRAINDGYQQVAQRARQTYDQTSIAVADRPLGSVMAALGVGLITGIAIGLSIGSPRRRQPTWHDRWRM; encoded by the coding sequence ATGGCCACAAGGCAAGAACTGCAAGGCGACTGGAACACGGTCGTCGGCAACGTCAAAGAAAAGTACGGTGAGATCACTGATGCGGAACTGCTTCAGGTGGAGGGGAATGCCGATCAGCTGATCGGATTGATCCAGAGAAAGTCTGGTCAGGCGCGAGAACAAATCGAAGCTTACGTGGACTCACTATTCCGCGGCGGCGAAACGACGATCGATCGAGTCAACGACCTCGCTCGGGACTACGCACAGTCAACTGGTCGTGCGATCAACGATGGGTACCAACAGGTCGCACAGAGGGCTCGTCAAACTTACGACCAAACTTCCATTGCGGTCGCCGATCGCCCGCTGGGTTCGGTCATGGCTGCACTAGGCGTAGGGCTGATCACTGGAATCGCGATCGGCCTATCCATTGGATCTCCGCGTCGCCGTCAACCAACCTGGCACGATCGCTGGCGGATGTAG